A DNA window from Iodobacter ciconiae contains the following coding sequences:
- a CDS encoding NADPH-dependent 2,4-dienoyl-CoA reductase: MPAYTQLLSPLDLGFTTLKNRVLMGSMHTGLEEAPDGPERMAAFYAERAKGGVGLIVTGGIAPNAAGRIYEDAAMLAEESDIPRHLPITQAVHEAGGKICLQILHAGRYAYHTASVAPSAIASPITPFTPHALSAEEITSTIADFANTAKLAQSAGYDGVEIMGSEGYLINQFLCSHVNQRDDEWGGDASRRQRIAVEISKAVRAAVGPNFIVIFRLSLLDLVQDGGTLPEAISLAQALETAGVTLINTGIGWHEARIPTIAAAVPRGGFSWVTRKLKNHVSIPLIAVNRINTPEIAEHILASGDADIVSLARPLLADPDFVNKAASKAAYLINTCIACNQACLDHVFEGKAASCLVNPRACRETEFPIATKTRQAKRIAVIGAGPAGLSCATAAASQGHQVTLFEASAAIGGQFGIAQRIPGKEEFTETLRYYRNQLNYLGVNVKLNHFANAVELAGEFDEIVIASGVKPRVPDIDGITHPSVVSYPALLRGEVKPGKKIAIIGAGGIGVDTAVFLSETHNNLEPTDNFIRDWGIDASMESAGCLAKPAMQPSGREIWLLKRSKGKPGSGPGKTTGWVHRATLQLRGVNLLGSVEYLKIDDAGLHIKQNNEEICLAVDQIVLCAGQESVTTLWDELSAAGAPVHRIGGALLAGEVDAKRAIAEGFNLAMSF, translated from the coding sequence ATGCCAGCCTACACACAGCTATTAAGCCCCCTCGATCTGGGCTTTACCACCCTTAAAAACCGTGTTTTGATGGGCTCCATGCACACAGGGCTTGAAGAAGCGCCCGATGGCCCGGAACGTATGGCGGCCTTTTATGCCGAGCGGGCAAAAGGAGGAGTAGGGCTGATCGTGACCGGCGGCATTGCACCCAATGCAGCAGGCCGTATTTATGAAGATGCAGCCATGCTGGCCGAAGAAAGCGATATCCCCCGCCACCTGCCTATTACCCAAGCCGTACACGAGGCGGGCGGCAAAATCTGTTTGCAAATTTTGCACGCTGGCCGCTACGCCTACCACACAGCCAGTGTGGCCCCATCGGCTATTGCTTCACCGATTACACCATTTACACCCCACGCTTTAAGCGCGGAAGAAATTACCAGCACCATCGCCGACTTTGCTAATACCGCTAAACTCGCCCAGAGCGCGGGTTACGATGGTGTGGAAATCATGGGCTCGGAAGGTTATCTGATCAACCAGTTCCTTTGCAGCCACGTTAATCAGCGAGATGATGAATGGGGAGGCGATGCAAGCCGCCGCCAGCGTATCGCGGTTGAAATCAGCAAGGCTGTCCGTGCTGCGGTTGGCCCTAACTTTATTGTGATTTTCCGCCTGTCTTTGCTTGATTTAGTTCAAGATGGCGGTACGCTGCCCGAAGCGATTTCCCTTGCCCAGGCACTGGAAACCGCAGGTGTCACCCTGATTAACACCGGCATCGGCTGGCATGAAGCGCGGATTCCAACCATCGCCGCAGCCGTACCTCGTGGTGGCTTTAGCTGGGTCACACGTAAACTAAAAAATCACGTGTCCATTCCGCTGATTGCGGTGAACCGCATCAATACCCCGGAAATTGCCGAGCATATTCTAGCCAGCGGCGATGCGGATATAGTGTCCTTAGCCCGCCCGCTCCTGGCCGATCCTGATTTTGTCAATAAAGCGGCGAGCAAGGCTGCCTATCTCATCAACACTTGTATTGCCTGTAATCAGGCTTGTCTCGACCATGTGTTTGAGGGCAAAGCGGCTTCTTGCCTAGTTAACCCTCGCGCCTGCCGCGAAACCGAATTTCCAATTGCGACCAAAACCCGGCAAGCCAAACGCATCGCCGTGATTGGTGCAGGCCCAGCCGGCCTGTCTTGTGCTACTGCTGCCGCCAGCCAGGGCCATCAGGTCACCCTGTTTGAAGCAAGCGCTGCCATTGGTGGCCAATTTGGCATTGCCCAGCGCATCCCCGGCAAGGAAGAATTTACCGAAACGCTACGCTACTACCGCAATCAGCTCAATTACCTTGGCGTAAACGTAAAACTGAATCACTTTGCAAATGCTGTCGAGCTGGCTGGTGAGTTTGATGAAATTGTGATTGCCAGCGGCGTCAAACCGCGGGTACCAGATATCGATGGCATTACCCACCCCAGCGTAGTTTCCTACCCTGCCCTGCTACGCGGCGAAGTAAAGCCTGGCAAAAAAATTGCGATTATTGGCGCAGGCGGCATTGGTGTTGATACAGCCGTATTTTTATCCGAAACCCATAATAATCTAGAGCCCACAGACAACTTTATCCGCGACTGGGGTATTGATGCCAGCATGGAAAGTGCAGGCTGCTTAGCCAAGCCCGCTATGCAGCCTAGTGGCCGGGAAATCTGGCTATTAAAACGCAGCAAGGGCAAGCCGGGCAGTGGCCCTGGCAAGACCACTGGTTGGGTACACCGCGCCACTTTGCAATTACGTGGTGTAAATCTGCTCGGCTCAGTTGAATACCTGAAAATCGATGATGCCGGCCTGCATATCAAGCAAAATAATGAAGAAATCTGCCTTGCAGTCGACCAGATTGTGCTTTGCGCGGGGCAAGAATCTGTGACCACGCTTTGGGATGAGCTCAGTGCAGCAGGTGCACCCGTTCACCGCATCGGCGGGGCACTACTTGCCGGAGAAGTAGACGCCAAACGCGCTATTGCCGAAGGTTTTAATCTGGCGATGTCATTTTAA
- a CDS encoding PspC domain-containing protein, producing the protein MNKVLRRSCDDQWIAGVMGGLAHYLGIGSGKLRLTFVIVSCLSAAFPGIFAYLILWFLIPKQTA; encoded by the coding sequence ATGAATAAAGTTTTACGCAGAAGTTGTGATGATCAGTGGATTGCAGGAGTAATGGGCGGTTTGGCCCATTATTTGGGAATAGGTTCGGGCAAACTGCGCCTGACTTTTGTGATTGTGTCTTGCTTGTCTGCAGCGTTTCCCGGTATTTTTGCGTATTTAATTTTATGGTTTCTGATTCCTAAGCAAACCGCATAA
- the ptsG gene encoding PTS glucose transporter subunit IIBC: protein MFKNAFAFLQKIGKSLMLPVSVLPVAGLLLGFGASNFSFLPEVVSHLMAAGGGAIFGNLALIFAIGVALGLTENDGVAAIAAVVGYVVLLATMGVMAPVLGTEPAMVMGMKAMETGVFGGIIAGALAAGLFNKYYRIELPPYLGFFAGKRFVPIATGIVAIFVGVILSLIWPPIQGVIKSFSHWAAYADPRFAATLYGFVERMLVPFGLHHIWNVPFFFEIGNFVDASGKAVHGDIARFFAGDPTAGILSGAFLFKMFGLPAAAVAIWHTAKPENRVKIGGIMISAALTSFMTGITEPIEFAFLFVAPQLYVIHAFLAASTQFVANSLSIHMGFSFSQGGIDFLMFNALGKYAQNWWLILPLGAVYAAIYYSVFRFVIVKLNLKTPGREDESAEEHVSDNSEHGRARELVLAFGGRSNISGLDACITRLRISVKDISKVNQPKLKAMGAAGVMVVGNGIQAIFGTQSDNLKSDMVNYLKVAGPEADVVTAPVQETAAAGVQATNTVVSGDVSGKAKQIQAALGGVANISKLEAVAGTRLRVELADVSRLDEAALKAAGVEGVMPQGDQVFHLIVGEQAVDLASALAK, encoded by the coding sequence ATGTTTAAGAACGCATTTGCATTTTTGCAAAAAATTGGTAAGTCGCTGATGTTACCGGTGTCTGTATTACCGGTTGCTGGCCTGTTACTCGGGTTTGGCGCATCCAATTTTTCATTCTTGCCTGAAGTGGTTTCGCATTTGATGGCTGCCGGTGGTGGCGCCATTTTCGGTAACTTAGCGCTGATTTTTGCAATTGGTGTGGCGCTGGGCCTGACCGAAAATGATGGCGTTGCTGCCATTGCGGCCGTTGTTGGCTATGTAGTGTTGCTTGCCACGATGGGCGTTATGGCCCCGGTGCTTGGTACTGAGCCTGCCATGGTTATGGGTATGAAGGCGATGGAAACCGGTGTATTTGGCGGGATTATCGCCGGTGCTCTGGCTGCTGGCCTGTTCAATAAATATTATCGCATCGAGCTGCCTCCTTACCTGGGCTTTTTTGCGGGTAAGCGTTTTGTGCCGATTGCCACTGGTATTGTGGCCATTTTTGTTGGCGTGATCCTGTCGCTTATCTGGCCGCCGATTCAGGGCGTGATTAAAAGCTTCTCACATTGGGCGGCTTATGCTGACCCACGTTTTGCAGCAACCCTGTATGGTTTTGTTGAGCGGATGCTGGTGCCGTTTGGTCTGCATCACATCTGGAACGTACCGTTCTTCTTTGAAATCGGTAACTTCGTTGATGCAAGTGGTAAAGCTGTTCATGGCGATATTGCCCGCTTCTTTGCAGGTGATCCTACTGCCGGTATCTTGTCTGGTGCATTCTTGTTCAAGATGTTTGGTCTGCCTGCCGCTGCGGTTGCAATCTGGCATACAGCCAAGCCGGAAAACCGCGTTAAGATCGGCGGTATTATGATTTCAGCCGCGCTGACTTCATTTATGACCGGTATTACCGAGCCAATCGAATTTGCCTTCCTGTTTGTAGCTCCACAGTTGTATGTGATTCATGCTTTTCTGGCGGCATCTACCCAGTTTGTTGCTAACTCGCTCAGTATTCATATGGGCTTTAGCTTCTCACAAGGTGGTATCGACTTCCTGATGTTCAATGCCTTGGGTAAATACGCACAAAACTGGTGGTTAATTCTGCCTCTGGGTGCGGTTTATGCAGCAATTTACTATTCGGTATTCCGTTTTGTGATTGTAAAACTCAATCTTAAAACTCCGGGTCGTGAAGATGAATCGGCTGAAGAACATGTTTCAGATAACAGCGAACATGGTCGTGCCCGTGAATTAGTATTGGCTTTTGGTGGTCGTAGCAATATTAGTGGTTTGGATGCATGTATTACCCGTTTGCGTATTTCGGTTAAAGATATTTCAAAAGTAAACCAGCCTAAGTTAAAAGCCATGGGTGCTGCCGGTGTAATGGTGGTAGGTAACGGTATTCAGGCGATTTTTGGTACTCAATCAGATAATCTGAAGTCTGATATGGTTAACTACCTGAAAGTAGCTGGTCCGGAAGCCGATGTGGTTACAGCCCCTGTGCAGGAAACTGCAGCTGCGGGTGTACAGGCAACAAATACAGTCGTTTCGGGTGATGTCAGTGGTAAAGCCAAACAGATTCAGGCGGCTTTAGGTGGCGTTGCCAATATTAGTAAGCTGGAAGCGGTTGCTGGCACTCGTTTACGTGTAGAGCTGGCAGATGTTTCACGCCTTGATGAAGCTGCTTTAAAAGCGGCGGGTGTAGAAGGTGTTATGCCGCAGGGTGATCAGGTGTTCCACTTGATTGTTGGCGAGCAGGCAGTGGATCTTGCGAGTGCTTTAGCAAAATAA